A region from the Aegilops tauschii subsp. strangulata cultivar AL8/78 chromosome 5, Aet v6.0, whole genome shotgun sequence genome encodes:
- the LOC109732297 gene encoding uncharacterized protein, whose protein sequence is MPSWPNSNEMSDDDDEYMSELNSMQMEYFQTPDTVIDPSFCGLVTESDRRCILHRQRAGKFVAFEGIDTGRRFIGCATEDGVNCGVLEWVDAPWPVILQRCLSKLWDMYHEQNLGRAQDNEAHGIEVAKLQKELDSLANQYSQLVDDVSKLFDFQDGIKSHDMDCTSQAINELKEKKKQLEEQAKIELQMEKLKLKKEQRCILQSQADIIQNTRKAMKELEVEKDLLKEEKKKLENVIAELLKVGHGCKEKLDKIKEVVMEE, encoded by the exons ATGCCGTCGTGGCCGAACAGCAACGAGATGTCGGACGACGATGACGAGTACATGAGCGAGCTCAACAGCATGCAGATGGAGTACTTT CAAACTCCTGACACTGTGATAGACCCTAGTTTCTGTGGGCTTGTGACTGAATCTGACAGAAGGTGCATCCTGCACAGGCAGAGGGCGGGCAAGTTTGTGGCATTTGAAGGCATTGACACTGGCAGGAGATTCATAGGATGTGCTACTGAG GATGGTGTGAACTGTGGTGTTCTGGAGTGGGTAGATGCCCCCTGGCCTGTAATTCTGCAAAGGTGCTTAAGCAAGCTCTGGGATATGTATCATGAGCAGAACCTTGGTAGAGCCCAGGATAATGAGGCTCATGGGATAGAGGTTGCAAAACTGCAGAAGGAGCTTGATTCTCTGGCCAATCAGTATAGCCAGCTGGTGGATGATGTGTCCAAGTTGTTTGATTTTCAGGATGGAATCAAATCTCATGACATGGATTGCACAAGCCAGGCAATCAATGAActgaaggagaagaagaagcaacttGAGGAGCAGGCAAAGATTGAGCTTCAAATGGAGAAGCTTAAGCTCAAGAAAGAACAAAGGTGCATCCTTCAGAGTCAAGCTGATATAATCCAAAACACAAGGAAGGCCATGAAGGAGCTAGAGGTGGAGAAAGATCTCcttaaagaagagaagaagaagctggAGAATGTCATTGCTGAGCTCCTTAAGGTTGGTCATGGGTGCAAGGAAAAGTTGGACAAGATAAAGGAAGTTGTGATGGAGGAGTGA